One window of the Dreissena polymorpha isolate Duluth1 chromosome 5, UMN_Dpol_1.0, whole genome shotgun sequence genome contains the following:
- the LOC127832411 gene encoding uncharacterized protein LOC127832411: MVDRDENTGPLSFADVGIPAPKNTKNTCFGKIRSWQSLTKLETAFLVTSLTGIVCFIVFTCIRIANMPRDDPDFTFAILVLVNAVICLYYAVNGIMYERPCELILLVLATITIWIYLVLNYAISVRTDIKLARMVVTSVLGPALIAMGVYICRHYMLSKNLIFRTVGANADLQKMCNTMFIFIDLLKADLQISVSMAILVMNDGTKLNLEDKILLPVVLVVSSGTFAAGYCSVRLESRLSALFFVILWFVLPAYAMYLVVKAGQDLQDTSHDSKTEIGLYAVLFVTAAIALVLRMATLFFGVKVYKHFGKGLAKKVFGDPTQSTTSSVTEQEPNINGSA, from the exons ATTCGAAGCTGGCAGAGTCTAACCAAGCTCGAGACAGCCTTCCTCGTGACATCACTGACCGGCATTGTTTGCTTCATTGTTTTCACGTGCATCAGGATCGCGAATATGCCCAGAGACGACCCCGATTTCACATTTGCCATACTCGTGCTAGTAAACGCAG TGATATGTCTGTACTACGCGGTGAATGGTATCATGTACGAACGTCCATGCGAGCTGATCTTACTCGTCCTGGCTACGATAACGATCTGGATCTACCTGGTGCTCAACTATGCCATCAGTGTCCGAACTGACATCAAACTC GCCCGGATGGTAGTGACCTCAGTTCTGGGACCCGCTTTGATCGCCATGGGCGTGTACATATGTCGGCATTACATGCTCTCCAAAAATCTCATCTTCCGGACAGTGGGTGCAAACGCGGACCTCCAGAAAATGTGCAACACTATGTTCATCTTCATCGATCTTCTGAAAGCGGATCTACAGATATCT GTTTCCATGGCGATCCTAGTCATGAACGACGGCACCAAACTCAACTTGGAGGACAAGATTCTACTTCCGGTAGTACTGGTGGTCAGTTCCGGCACGTTCGCCGCCGGCTATTGCAGC gTGAGGCTCGAGTCACGGTTATCGGCCTTGTTCTTCGTTATTCTGTGGTTTGTTCTGCCGGCCTACGCCATGTATCTTGTTGTCAAG GCGGGACAAGACCTCCAAGATACGTCACACGACTCAAAAACGGAGATAGGTCTGTATGCAGTGTTGTTTGTGACGGCAGCAATTGCGTTGGTATTGCGTATGGCGACATTGTTCTTCGGCGTAAAAGTGTACAAACATTTCGGGAAAGGTTTAGCAAAAAAAG TGTTTGGAGACCCGACTCAATCTACGACCAGCTCGGTTACCGAACAAGAACCGAATATTAACGGATCGGCGTGA